ATGGATGATGCAATTTCAAATTAatgtttttgcggtttgctaattAACTCAAAAAGAGGGCTACTGTTAAGTCGGTCGGGCGGGGATATATAGGGCCGAGGCCCACCGCCAGCCCGACAAACTCATCCAAAGCGTGCTAGGGAGCAGTGGCGCCAGCGCAGGGCATATGCGCTTATGTTATCAAGGCCAAAGCGCAGGGAAACAAGCCTTTCTCATTCCCGTTGACAAACACCCGAGCATCTACCTCCCCCACAGTGTGGAAGAGAGGGATGCGCGTAGGTTTAGGGTTAAACTAACACACCTTAGATTTTAGAACAGAGTGAGTATCACGTTTGGTTGGTTAATTGAGAAGGTGATGaagttttttcttcttttttatttgcgttgtgtttttgcggtttgctaattAACTCATATTTATGTGGAGAAAAAAACGTCAAAATGGATGATGCAATTTCAAATTAatgtttttgcggtttgctaattAACTCAAAAAGAGGGCTACTGTTAAGTCGGTCGGGCGGGGATATATAGGGCCGAGGCCCACCGCCAGCCCGACAAACTCATCCAAAGCGGGATATATAGGGCCGAGGCCCACCGCCAGCCCGACAAACTCATCCAAAGCGTGCTAGGGAGCAGTGGCGCCAGCGCAGGGCATATGCGCTTATGTTATCAAGGCCAAAGCGCAGGGAAACAAGCCTTTCTCATTCCCGTTGACAAACACCCGAGCATCTACCTCCCCCACAGTGTGGAAGAGAGGGATGCGCGTAGGTTTAGGGTTAAACACGCGCACCTAGCCGGTGCAGCTCATTACGCTGGCGCCACCGCCCCCAGCACCGGACCCACACTTCACCCTCGCCAGTGCTCCGCTGGCGCACCGCGGGGGTTTATAAGCTGGTCCGACCCGGGCTGCgggagcgaggtgggactaaactgctGGGTTGGATGGATGGAGATCGCTGCCGGAGCGTGTGACTCTGTCTGCCTGTGCTGGGCTTGAGCGGCGACGCATGGGGCGGGATGGGCCTTATGGCCTTTCTCGCTCGCTCCGGCCACATTCTAGCGCCGGTTTGGGCCGCTcccaagaaaatgaaataaagTTGTGTCGGTTTGGACAAATCACAGACCACGTTACTGTTTATAACCAGTGAACGCGATCACGCTGCCTCGTCAGCAAATCACCAGAAGAAGAGGGTTTTTTCAGTACTAGCACGTCCGGTTTCACATGATTGGCGCATTGAAATTCCAATTTTGCTGAAGACCGCCACTGAATGAAAAGATATACTccccccgttcctaaatataaattttTTTAAAGAGATTTCGCTAGGGGCCTAGATACGGAGCAAAATTAATGAATCTACACTATAAAAtatttatgtctatatacatccgtatgtagtccattggtGAAACttgtagaaagacttatatttatgagTGGAGGGAGAATTAAAGAACAACCAAACAGAGGCTAGCAGGCCACTTACCATGTGTTGTGTAGGTCAATTATTACATCCGGAACCACAGGAAAAtgcaaaaagtaaataaaaattcaCCGTCTTAATGAGTATAAAACCAAGCAGATCATTAGCTGGTCCTACATCGTGCAGACAGCATACGGTGAGACTCCACTCTCATCTGTCTTAACCTGAGAACTTGCGCCCCGTCATCTTCTCGGACTCGTATATGATGTGATTGATAAGGCCCCTCGCCGCGCTGCAAAGCAAGAAAGGGTTTCAGAGGATATGATGCGAGGAGAATAAAAATGGAAAGGAACGTCCAAGAACTGAGCTTGTCCGCGGAGCGGTGACTTACTCGTCCTTCATTTTCTGTATCTTCTCTGGATCAGTCTCATGCATGTTTTTCTTGAACTGCTGCCTCACCATGTTAACGAGAAGCCCCGTGTTGTGTTGCTGGGCCAACAAAAAGAGCAACTCTGTTACTCAAACACGTGTGTTCATACAGTCGTACAGATATTGCATATCGAGGGCGGAAAGGACTTGTTAGTTCAGGTTGCGATGACATTTTATTCCAGATGGTGGAACTGATTATTCTGCTTCATCGTGTAAATGAAGACATGCAGTTTGCATATTCTGGGTGCACTACACTTTTCGAACATCATTATAACACGCCTGCAAATAAATGGGCCCTCTTACACATGATGCTGCTAGAGATACATTGGTACCTTGGAGCATTTTATATCAAAAGAAAACAATGCAGCCTGGTTAAAAAAGACATTTATGGATACTCAAATGACAAAATAACCTAGGCTGCCATTCTCCCAGAACACTCTCAGGATTAAAGATAGTCAGTTTGTGCTCTCTGTTGAGGAAGATAACATTATCAGGATTAAAGATGCTCAGTTTGAAAAGAGTGAGTTGGGTTTGTTTTAAGCAATATGATGTACAGTACAAGATAAGAAGATAGTTCAAGAGAAAATATGCATACCTGATTACCAATGAACTTAGCCCTCCTTAAGCACTCGCGGAATAACTACATCACGACAAAAAAGGTTTATCAGCAGCAATCAAACATTTCCTTCCTCAGATGATATGAATTCtttctatttttcctttttcctgaCAGTTTCTCGTTATAAACGTAATACTGAAGAGTTGGGCTGCACGTGGAGTACTACATGTGATTTGCAAAAGCTGAAGCTAAAAGGGTAAAGTCACTGATAGAGCTACTCCGACTGCAGAAGTGAAATACCAGAACTGACTACTCACTACCATGTACATCTCGTGTTGAGCGTCAGTTCCTGTCCATTAGATATGTATGAGAGGACCCTTACTCTGAGCGCATTATCAGCAAGTTCTGGAGGTAAAGCCATTTGAAGTGAAGGCATCTTCCTTTACTCTGCCATAGTCAATGAACAGGAAGATCAATTATTTTACTTAAACATGTAAATCTCAAAGCTTTATTATTCGCCTCAGGCAATTATGGAACAACTTTCCAGATATTTATTCAATGCAAAAAGGTTTAAGGCACACACGCACCAGTATATAGTATACTAAATGCGATAAACT
This genomic stretch from Hordeum vulgare subsp. vulgare chromosome 6H, MorexV3_pseudomolecules_assembly, whole genome shotgun sequence harbors:
- the LOC123404112 gene encoding uncharacterized protein LOC123404112, which encodes MPSLQMALPPELADNALRLFRECLRRAKFIGNQQHNTGLLVNMVRQQFKKNMHETDPEKIQKMKDDAARGLINHIIYESEKMTGRKFSG